In Sphingobium sp. Z007, one DNA window encodes the following:
- the murB gene encoding UDP-N-acetylmuramate dehydrogenase, translated as MGDARLSATIALPPVRGTLKADAPLAPLVWFKAGGTAQWLFEPKDADDLSDFLAMLDPEIPVMALGLGSNLIVRDGGVPGVVVRLGKPFAKVVALDETTLTCGGGASGILVSSTARDAGIAGLEFLRSIPGTVGGFVRMNGGAYGRETRDILVSCEVVLRSGEQITLLNRELAYTYRHSNLTDGAIVVSATFRGEPGEPAAIQAEMDRIAAAREESQPLRSKTGGSTFKNPDGHKAWQLVDEAGCRGLQLGGAQVSEKHTNFLLNSGDATSADIEALGEEVRRRVKEKSGVELEWEIQRVGVRP; from the coding sequence GACGATCGCCCTTCCGCCGGTGCGCGGCACGCTAAAGGCCGACGCCCCGCTGGCCCCGCTCGTCTGGTTCAAGGCGGGTGGCACGGCGCAGTGGCTGTTCGAGCCGAAGGATGCAGATGACCTGTCCGACTTCTTAGCCATGCTCGACCCGGAAATCCCGGTGATGGCACTCGGTCTCGGCTCCAACCTCATCGTGCGCGATGGCGGCGTACCGGGCGTGGTCGTGCGGCTGGGCAAGCCCTTCGCGAAGGTTGTGGCTTTGGACGAAACGACGCTGACCTGCGGTGGCGGCGCGTCGGGCATTCTCGTCTCCTCGACAGCGCGCGACGCAGGGATTGCGGGGCTGGAATTTCTGCGCTCCATCCCCGGCACGGTCGGCGGCTTCGTGCGGATGAACGGCGGTGCCTATGGCCGGGAGACGCGCGACATCTTGGTCTCGTGCGAGGTCGTGCTGCGGTCGGGCGAGCAGATCACGCTGCTCAACCGCGAACTTGCCTACACCTACCGCCATTCCAACCTGACCGACGGCGCGATCGTGGTGTCGGCGACGTTCCGCGGCGAACCGGGCGAACCCGCCGCGATTCAGGCGGAAATGGACCGGATCGCCGCCGCACGCGAGGAGAGCCAGCCGCTGCGCAGCAAGACCGGCGGATCGACCTTCAAGAACCCCGACGGCCACAAGGCGTGGCAGCTTGTGGACGAAGCGGGGTGTCGCGGGCTGCAATTGGGCGGCGCGCAGGTCAGCGAAAAGCACACCAATTTCCTGCTCAACAGCGGCGACGCCACCAGCGCCGACATCGAAGCGCTGGGCGAGGAAGTCCGCCGCCGCGTAAAGGAAAAGAGCGGCGTCGAGCTGGAATGGGAAATTCAGCGGGTTGGGGTGCGCCCATGA
- a CDS encoding D-alanine--D-alanine ligase: protein MTRGPWHVAVLMGGWSAERPVSLSSGEGVAKALESRGHIVTRIDMDRNVAARLAETKADVIFNALHGVPGEDGTVQGMMDLMGLTYTHSGLATSVIAIDKQLTKQALVPHGIPMPGGHIVDSESLFTADPLPRPYVLKPVNEGSSVGVAIVTAEGNYGKPIGRDSVGPWQDFPQLLAEPYIRGRELTTAVLGDEALLVTELRPKSGFYDFDAKYTDGMTEHVCPADLPPEITEACKAIALRAHQLLGCKGASRADFRWDDTLGIEGLFLLEVNTQPGMTLLSLVPEQAAKLGIDYATLVETIVEEALTRAGGSGHG from the coding sequence ATGACCCGTGGTCCCTGGCACGTCGCCGTCCTGATGGGCGGCTGGTCGGCGGAACGCCCCGTTTCGCTGTCTAGCGGAGAGGGCGTCGCCAAGGCGCTGGAATCGCGCGGCCACATCGTCACCCGCATCGACATGGACCGCAACGTCGCCGCGCGGCTGGCCGAAACGAAGGCGGACGTCATCTTCAACGCGCTGCATGGCGTCCCCGGCGAAGATGGCACGGTGCAGGGCATGATGGACCTGATGGGCCTCACCTACACCCATAGCGGCCTCGCCACCTCCGTCATCGCGATCGACAAGCAATTGACGAAGCAGGCGCTCGTCCCCCACGGCATTCCCATGCCCGGCGGCCATATCGTAGACAGCGAAAGCCTCTTCACCGCCGACCCGCTGCCGCGCCCCTATGTGCTTAAGCCCGTCAACGAAGGCAGCTCCGTCGGCGTCGCCATCGTCACGGCCGAGGGCAATTATGGCAAACCCATCGGCCGCGACAGCGTCGGCCCGTGGCAGGATTTCCCGCAGCTGCTGGCCGAACCCTATATTCGCGGCCGCGAGCTGACGACCGCCGTGCTGGGCGACGAAGCATTGCTCGTCACCGAATTGCGCCCCAAGAGCGGCTTTTACGATTTCGACGCCAAATATACCGACGGCATGACAGAGCATGTCTGCCCCGCCGACCTGCCGCCTGAAATCACCGAAGCCTGCAAGGCGATTGCGCTGCGCGCCCATCAATTGCTGGGGTGCAAGGGCGCGTCGCGCGCCGATTTCCGCTGGGACGACACGCTAGGGATAGAGGGGCTGTTCCTGCTGGAGGTCAATACCCAGCCGGGCATGACGCTGCTCAGTCTCGTCCCCGAACAGGCGGCCAAGCTGGGCATTGACTATGCCACGCTGGTGGAGACTATTGTCGAGGAAGCGCTGACACGCGCCGGGGGAAGCGGACATGGCTGA
- a CDS encoding cell division protein FtsQ/DivIB, producing MAEARIRRGGTARLSSAKGRATNGGRGRTLKRQSSLDRLIEWLPISEATLQRMASWAIVGIFGAIVIAIAIFMGLPGLARQQAADLAARAGFEVDKVEVRGVERMDELPVYNIALGQVDRSMLSLDLPRVRSEMLKLGWVKDARISRRLPDTLVVDIVERDPVAVWQHGGQLHLIDVSGVVLQSVSASAMPDLPLVVGPNANRQTAGLNRLMENAPALKPMLAGATWVGNRRWDLRFQSGETLSLPEGDKDSAGALVNFARMDGVNRLLGRGIVKFDMRDPDRFVLRLPQGQVEEKPMHDAAKDDGAKDVATATPGEEG from the coding sequence ATGGCTGAGGCACGGATCAGGCGCGGCGGCACCGCACGACTGAGCAGCGCGAAGGGCAGGGCGACGAATGGCGGTCGCGGCCGCACCTTGAAGCGCCAGAGCAGCCTCGACCGGTTGATCGAATGGCTGCCGATCAGCGAAGCGACGCTGCAACGCATGGCCAGCTGGGCCATCGTCGGCATTTTCGGCGCGATCGTCATCGCCATCGCCATCTTCATGGGCCTGCCCGGCCTGGCCCGGCAGCAGGCGGCGGATCTCGCCGCCCGCGCGGGGTTCGAGGTCGACAAGGTCGAGGTCCGCGGCGTCGAACGGATGGACGAACTGCCCGTCTATAATATCGCGCTGGGCCAGGTAGATCGCTCCATGCTCTCGCTCGACCTGCCCAGGGTGCGCAGCGAAATGCTGAAACTCGGCTGGGTCAAGGATGCGCGCATTTCCCGCCGCCTGCCCGATACTTTGGTGGTCGACATCGTCGAGCGCGATCCCGTCGCCGTGTGGCAGCATGGCGGCCAGTTGCACCTGATCGACGTGTCGGGCGTGGTGTTGCAATCGGTGTCCGCCAGCGCGATGCCCGACCTGCCTTTGGTCGTCGGCCCTAACGCCAATCGCCAGACCGCGGGCCTCAATCGCCTGATGGAAAATGCCCCGGCGCTTAAACCCATGCTGGCGGGCGCGACCTGGGTCGGGAACCGGCGCTGGGATCTGCGCTTTCAATCGGGGGAAACGCTCTCCCTGCCGGAGGGCGACAAAGATTCGGCCGGTGCTTTGGTGAATTTCGCACGGATGGATGGCGTCAACCGCCTGCTCGGCCGCGGCATCGTCAAATTCGACATGCGCGATCCTGATCGCTTCGTCCTGCGCCTGCCACAGGGCCAGGTCGAGGAAAAGCCGATGCACGACGCCGCGAAGGATGACGGGGCCAAGGATGTCGCCACCGCGACGCCGGGCGAGGAAGGCTAA
- the ftsA gene encoding cell division protein FtsA: MAQPKVEKLITAIDIGSWKVSALIAGRTDTGELAILGTGQRESRGVRRGFIADMERTELAVRETIEQAERVAGTNIEDVWVSFSGGSLVSDVVTVERDMGGYRIEQPDIDDLLTTGQQGIDPDGRIVLHAQPTCFTINGKVPVKKPLGMHADLLGVDIHVVLADGAPLANLDLCVRGAYLNVNSIVAAPIATGLACLSEEERDLGVALVEIGAGVTNVSLYAGGMLVGLHSIPLGASDITDDIASSFGIRRSQAERIKCFYGSAMQNPRDFREMIEIAPPHGEMAVPGQAAGPNAEGGKITRAALVGVICERLNQIMTEVNAALAGMGFNSTGRQVVLTGGGAEMKGIADYAQGALGRAVRIGRPRGLSAMPEAHSGPAFATLAGLALYGASNPVDLRTMAPAPQTVHRLGAPLWWQRMMRAMKTNY; encoded by the coding sequence ATGGCGCAGCCCAAGGTCGAAAAGCTCATCACCGCGATCGACATCGGATCGTGGAAAGTGTCCGCGTTGATCGCGGGGCGTACCGATACGGGCGAACTGGCGATTTTGGGCACCGGCCAGCGCGAAAGCCGCGGCGTGCGGCGCGGCTTCATCGCCGACATGGAACGCACCGAACTGGCCGTGCGCGAAACCATCGAGCAGGCAGAGCGCGTCGCGGGCACCAATATCGAGGATGTCTGGGTCAGCTTTTCCGGCGGCAGCCTGGTCAGCGACGTCGTCACGGTTGAACGCGACATGGGCGGCTATCGCATCGAACAGCCTGATATCGACGACCTGCTGACCACCGGCCAGCAGGGCATCGACCCCGATGGCCGCATCGTCCTTCATGCCCAGCCGACCTGCTTCACCATCAACGGCAAGGTGCCGGTCAAGAAACCGCTGGGGATGCACGCGGACCTGCTTGGCGTCGATATCCATGTCGTGCTGGCCGACGGCGCGCCGCTCGCCAATCTCGACCTGTGCGTGCGCGGCGCTTACCTCAACGTCAATTCGATCGTCGCCGCGCCGATCGCGACGGGCCTTGCCTGCCTGTCGGAGGAAGAGCGCGACCTCGGCGTCGCGCTGGTCGAAATCGGGGCAGGGGTCACCAACGTCTCGCTCTATGCCGGCGGCATGCTGGTGGGCTTGCACTCGATCCCGCTGGGCGCGTCCGACATTACCGACGATATCGCGTCCTCCTTCGGCATCCGCCGCAGTCAGGCGGAGCGGATCAAATGCTTCTACGGCTCGGCGATGCAAAACCCCCGCGATTTCAGGGAGATGATCGAGATCGCGCCGCCCCATGGCGAAATGGCGGTGCCGGGGCAGGCGGCCGGACCGAACGCGGAAGGGGGCAAGATCACCCGCGCCGCGCTGGTCGGCGTCATCTGCGAACGGCTGAACCAGATCATGACCGAAGTGAACGCCGCGCTTGCCGGCATGGGCTTCAACTCCACCGGCAGGCAGGTGGTGCTGACCGGCGGCGGCGCGGAAATGAAGGGCATCGCCGATTATGCGCAGGGCGCTTTGGGCCGCGCCGTGCGCATCGGGCGGCCCAGGGGCTTGTCCGCCATGCCCGAAGCGCATAGTGGACCCGCCTTTGCGACCCTGGCGGGGCTGGCGCTTTACGGCGCTTCCAACCCGGTTGATCTCCGCACCATGGCACCCGCGCCGCAAACGGTGCATCGTCTGGGCGCGCCGCTCTGGTGGCAACGCATGATGCGGGCGATGAAGACAAACTATTGA
- the ftsZ gene encoding cell division protein FtsZ, producing MSIEISPPHVDELKPRIAVIGVGGAGGNAIANMIAAHVEGVDFIVANTDAQALNASPAERRIQLGPQITEGLGAGSRPEIGKAAAEETIAMVEAALEGAHMCFIAAGMGGGTGTGAAPVIAKAARERGILTVGVVTKPFTFEGNRRMKSAESGIDELQKHVDTLIVIPNQNLFLIANPNTTFKEAFQMADEVLQQGVRGITDLMVMPGLINLDFADVRSVMGEMGKAMMGTGEAEGDGRALQAAEKAIANPLLDGVSMRGAKGVIVSIVGGEDMRLMEVDEAANHIRELVDPDANIIWGSAFNDNLNGKIRVSVVATGIDNDIGNHAAPLTQPFSFANRPAVSVPQSATATTAPKPAPVAQQPAPVAPPASAPQPETLELDVPAAPAPAQPAASPAAFAPAKPAAVFSDEGPDKDELILGADSAEPAAPVAPAPRVATGGTLFERMAGLTRGTDKAPGAADDVAPGVDIPRFLNRQNNQ from the coding sequence ATGAGCATTGAAATTAGCCCACCGCATGTGGACGAACTGAAGCCGCGGATCGCGGTGATCGGCGTCGGCGGCGCGGGCGGCAATGCCATCGCGAACATGATCGCCGCCCATGTCGAGGGCGTGGACTTCATCGTAGCGAACACCGACGCGCAGGCTTTGAACGCCTCGCCGGCCGAACGCCGTATCCAGCTTGGGCCGCAAATCACCGAAGGGCTGGGCGCTGGTTCGCGCCCCGAAATCGGCAAGGCGGCGGCGGAAGAAACCATCGCCATGGTCGAAGCCGCGCTGGAAGGCGCGCATATGTGCTTCATCGCCGCCGGCATGGGCGGCGGCACTGGCACCGGCGCGGCCCCTGTCATCGCCAAGGCGGCGCGTGAACGCGGCATCCTGACCGTCGGCGTCGTGACCAAGCCCTTCACCTTCGAAGGCAATCGCCGCATGAAGTCGGCCGAAAGCGGCATCGACGAGCTGCAAAAGCATGTCGACACGCTGATCGTCATTCCGAACCAGAATCTATTCCTGATCGCCAACCCGAACACGACCTTTAAGGAAGCGTTCCAGATGGCGGACGAAGTGTTGCAGCAGGGCGTGCGCGGCATCACCGACCTCATGGTCATGCCCGGTCTCATCAACCTCGATTTCGCCGACGTGCGTTCGGTGATGGGTGAAATGGGCAAGGCGATGATGGGCACCGGCGAAGCCGAAGGCGACGGCCGGGCGCTCCAGGCGGCGGAAAAGGCGATCGCCAACCCGCTGCTCGACGGCGTGTCGATGCGCGGTGCGAAGGGCGTGATCGTGTCGATCGTTGGCGGCGAAGACATGCGCCTGATGGAAGTGGACGAAGCCGCCAACCATATTCGCGAACTGGTGGACCCGGACGCGAACATCATCTGGGGCAGCGCGTTCAACGATAATCTCAATGGCAAGATTCGCGTGTCCGTGGTCGCGACCGGTATCGACAATGACATCGGCAACCATGCCGCGCCGCTGACCCAGCCGTTCAGCTTCGCCAATCGTCCCGCCGTGTCCGTGCCCCAATCCGCGACGGCGACCACAGCGCCCAAGCCCGCGCCGGTGGCGCAACAGCCGGCGCCCGTCGCGCCGCCAGCATCTGCGCCGCAGCCCGAAACGCTGGAACTGGACGTTCCGGCCGCGCCCGCTCCGGCGCAGCCCGCTGCGTCACCGGCCGCCTTCGCTCCGGCCAAGCCCGCGGCGGTCTTTTCCGATGAAGGGCCGGACAAGGATGAACTGATCCTGGGTGCGGACAGCGCCGAACCGGCCGCGCCCGTCGCGCCCGCACCACGCGTCGCCACCGGCGGCACCCTGTTCGAGCGGATGGCGGGCCTGACCCGTGGCACGGACAAGGCGCCGGGCGCTGCTGATGATGTCGCGCCTGGCGTTGATATTCCCCGCTTCCTCAATCGCCAGAACAACCAGTAA
- a CDS encoding tetratricopeptide repeat protein produces the protein MTRTSPWILGLWLPGALLLAAPAHGQLDQSQLVRPLGAADLNSNLARLASNPRDVVALIGAGEAALALDDPRAAAGFFARADAIESGNGRIKAGLGRVMLKLQNPAEALRLFDQAGRLGYPDATILSDRGLARDMTGDQAGAQRDYQAALARTPNDDETVRRYAASLGISGQIAASDKVMEPLFYKSDRAAWRYRAFILAMNNKQAEAKKVAEQTMPAQLAAAITPYMQKMPYLTAAQKAAAVHFGHFPAQIGTSIAAITPTPPAPGIAVATAPVAVAAAAPAKTKPLSRSEQRRQQREAARLARAEGLAASRRAAQPQLAQAQTTPPAPVQSATTKPQPMPSTPVPSTPSLPPAQQPSAPPPSPVVQPLPSSTVAAPPQQTPPEPAPLRQASAPPAASNAAVQGPPAPGFDSIDRAPPAATPPSNAGSQLNAIALAQASAPSEPAVSGPPAAAADATPPPATVQALPAAPLPATPQPDPAATRTLADIIRAIDVPEAERQASVAAVDLTEIAAIQAARRAERQTAAKAAADKAKKDAIAKAKAEADAKAKKEAEEKKRLADNPSRNWLQIGVGQSKSALGFTMKGLRKKYTILSRQDGWSTSWGRTNRLLVGPFASFARARELEASLKKDGADAFAWKSEAGETVEKLAD, from the coding sequence GTGACACGCACTTCTCCATGGATTCTCGGTCTTTGGCTGCCGGGCGCGCTGCTGCTCGCAGCCCCTGCGCACGGCCAGCTGGACCAGTCGCAACTGGTCCGCCCGCTCGGTGCCGCCGACCTCAACAGCAATCTGGCCCGCCTCGCGTCCAACCCGCGCGATGTGGTTGCGCTGATCGGCGCGGGGGAGGCCGCGCTGGCGCTGGACGATCCGCGCGCGGCGGCCGGCTTCTTCGCCCGCGCCGACGCGATCGAAAGCGGCAATGGCCGGATCAAGGCCGGGCTGGGGCGGGTGATGCTCAAGCTGCAAAATCCCGCCGAAGCGCTGCGCCTGTTCGACCAGGCGGGCCGGCTGGGCTATCCCGACGCGACGATTCTGTCCGATCGCGGCCTGGCGCGCGACATGACCGGCGATCAGGCCGGCGCCCAGCGCGACTATCAGGCCGCGCTTGCACGGACCCCCAATGATGACGAAACGGTGCGCCGCTACGCGGCCTCGCTCGGCATATCGGGACAGATCGCCGCGTCCGACAAGGTCATGGAACCCCTTTTCTACAAGAGCGATCGGGCCGCCTGGCGCTATCGCGCCTTTATCCTCGCGATGAACAATAAGCAGGCCGAGGCTAAGAAGGTGGCGGAGCAGACCATGCCCGCGCAACTGGCCGCGGCGATCACGCCCTATATGCAGAAAATGCCCTATCTGACCGCGGCGCAAAAGGCCGCTGCGGTGCATTTTGGCCATTTCCCCGCGCAGATCGGCACCAGCATCGCCGCGATCACACCAACCCCGCCTGCGCCCGGCATCGCCGTCGCCACAGCGCCGGTCGCCGTCGCCGCCGCCGCCCCGGCCAAGACCAAGCCGCTTAGCCGATCCGAACAGCGCCGCCAGCAGCGCGAAGCCGCCCGCCTGGCCCGCGCTGAAGGGCTTGCGGCATCCCGCCGCGCCGCCCAGCCGCAATTGGCCCAAGCCCAGACAACACCGCCCGCACCGGTCCAGTCTGCGACGACCAAGCCCCAGCCGATGCCGTCCACACCGGTTCCATCCACGCCGAGCCTGCCACCCGCGCAGCAGCCGAGCGCACCGCCTCCGTCCCCGGTGGTGCAGCCTCTGCCCTCGTCCACCGTAGCCGCGCCGCCCCAGCAGACGCCGCCCGAACCGGCGCCTCTGCGTCAAGCGAGCGCACCGCCCGCCGCGTCCAACGCCGCCGTGCAGGGACCGCCTGCACCGGGCTTCGATTCGATCGATCGCGCGCCGCCCGCCGCTACGCCCCCGTCCAATGCCGGGTCGCAGCTCAACGCGATCGCGCTGGCGCAGGCATCGGCCCCGTCCGAACCTGCCGTATCAGGTCCGCCTGCCGCCGCGGCCGACGCCACACCGCCCCCCGCGACGGTGCAGGCGCTCCCCGCCGCGCCGCTACCCGCCACGCCGCAACCCGACCCGGCGGCCACCCGCACGCTGGCGGACATCATCCGCGCCATCGATGTGCCCGAAGCCGAACGCCAGGCGAGCGTCGCTGCGGTCGATCTCACAGAAATCGCCGCGATCCAGGCCGCCCGCCGCGCCGAGCGCCAGACCGCGGCCAAAGCAGCCGCCGACAAGGCGAAGAAGGACGCGATCGCGAAGGCCAAGGCGGAAGCCGACGCCAAAGCAAAGAAGGAAGCCGAAGAGAAGAAGCGCCTGGCCGACAACCCGTCGCGCAACTGGCTCCAGATCGGCGTGGGACAGAGCAAATCCGCGCTGGGCTTCACCATGAAGGGTCTGCGCAAAAAATATACGATCCTGTCGCGGCAGGACGGATGGAGCACCAGCTGGGGCCGGACCAATCGCCTGCTGGTAGGCCCCTTCGCCAGCTTCGCGCGCGCCAGGGAACTGGAGGCCAGCCTGAAAAAGGACGGTGCCGACGCCTTCGCCTGGAAAAGCGAAGCGGGGGAGACGGTGGAGAAGCTGGCCGACTGA
- a CDS encoding deoxyguanosinetriphosphate triphosphohydrolase, with translation MTILAPYACYPAASRGRLHPEAGGEMRGPRDVFQRDRDRIIHSIAFRRLRHKTQVFVSPDGDHFRVRLTHSLEVAQIGRTTARTLGLNEDLTEALCLAHDIGHPPFGHAGEDALEVALEDHGGFDHNAHTLRTLMLLESPYPRFAGLNLSWEMLEGLAKHNGPIANPGWAMRELDALFSLDLTSHASLEAQLAAIADDIAYDNHDIDDGLRAGLLTLDQLMEVPLVATCWDRVRARYPDVAEERLLRELVREQIGVMATDLIESTRANIAASGVETVEDVRALGRTLVAFSPDLAAQERDLKRFMYATLYHHPEQLAAADRARVIVTDLFRAYQADPALMPPEWRDDCVREEPTRSRHIADFIAGMTDRYAEKRHAEIYGAMALAD, from the coding sequence ATGACGATCCTCGCCCCCTATGCCTGCTATCCCGCCGCCAGCCGTGGCCGTCTCCACCCCGAAGCGGGCGGCGAAATGCGCGGGCCGCGCGACGTCTTCCAGCGCGACCGCGATCGCATCATCCATTCGATCGCCTTCCGCCGCCTGCGCCACAAGACGCAGGTGTTCGTATCCCCCGATGGCGATCATTTCCGCGTCCGGCTGACCCACAGCCTGGAAGTCGCGCAGATCGGCCGCACCACCGCGCGCACTTTGGGCCTCAATGAAGACCTGACCGAAGCGCTCTGCCTCGCCCACGACATCGGCCATCCCCCCTTCGGCCATGCCGGAGAAGATGCGCTGGAGGTCGCGCTCGAAGACCATGGCGGCTTCGATCATAACGCCCATACGCTGCGCACGCTGATGCTGCTGGAAAGTCCCTATCCGCGCTTTGCCGGCCTCAACCTTAGCTGGGAGATGCTCGAAGGGCTGGCCAAGCATAATGGCCCGATCGCCAACCCTGGCTGGGCGATGCGCGAATTGGACGCGCTTTTCTCGCTGGACCTCACCAGCCACGCCTCGCTGGAGGCGCAACTGGCCGCGATTGCCGACGACATCGCCTATGATAATCACGACATCGACGATGGCCTGCGCGCCGGTTTGCTGACGCTGGACCAGTTAATGGAGGTGCCCTTAGTCGCCACCTGCTGGGACCGGGTGCGCGCTCGCTATCCCGACGTGGCCGAAGAACGCCTGCTGCGCGAACTGGTGCGCGAACAGATCGGTGTGATGGCCACCGACCTGATCGAATCGACCCGCGCCAATATCGCTGCATCGGGCGTGGAAACGGTCGAGGATGTCCGCGCGCTGGGCCGCACCCTGGTCGCCTTCTCGCCGGACCTGGCGGCGCAGGAACGCGACCTCAAGCGCTTCATGTACGCCACCCTCTACCATCATCCCGAACAGCTTGCCGCCGCTGACCGGGCGCGGGTCATCGTCACCGACCTGTTCCGCGCCTATCAGGCCGATCCCGCGCTGATGCCGCCCGAATGGCGCGATGATTGCGTGCGCGAAGAACCTACCCGCAGCCGCCACATCGCCGATTTCATCGCTGGCATGACCGACCGCTATGCCGAAAAGCGCCATGCGGAAATCTATGGGGCGATGGCGCTGGCCGATTGA
- the gcvT gene encoding glycine cleavage system aminomethyltransferase GcvT — protein MSGTDDIATLAEELPLEALPLDAWHRARGARMVGFAGYHMPIQYEGIMAEHAWTREHAGLFDVSHMGQLTFSGEGVDDALEYLLPSDIKGLKPFRQRYSMLLDHEGGILDDLMVSRLGGEAFDGAAIYMVVNGATKYDDIGWMIEHLPDAVVMNHMADQALLALQGPEAGEALATLIPETADLLFMQSGLFTWRGVPLWISRSGYTGEDGFEISIPADDVTLLADALCGLPQVKPVGLGARDSLRLEAGLPLYGHDLSPAVSTIGADLGFAIQKRRREEGGFIGHARVLKELADGPGAKRVGLKIEGRLPAREGATIHVGAAQVGEVTSGGFAPSVGAPIAMGWVSLPHSAEGTALEIEVRGKRIAAVVAPMPFVAHRYRRKA, from the coding sequence ATGTCCGGCACTGACGATATCGCCACCCTCGCTGAGGAACTGCCGCTCGAAGCCCTGCCGCTCGACGCCTGGCACCGCGCCCGTGGCGCGCGCATGGTCGGCTTTGCCGGCTATCACATGCCGATCCAATATGAAGGCATCATGGCCGAACATGCCTGGACCCGCGAACATGCCGGCCTGTTCGATGTCAGCCATATGGGCCAGCTTACATTTTCGGGCGAAGGTGTCGATGACGCGCTGGAATATCTCTTGCCCAGCGACATCAAGGGATTGAAGCCCTTCCGCCAGCGCTATTCGATGCTGCTCGACCATGAAGGCGGCATCCTCGACGATCTGATGGTGTCGCGTCTGGGCGGTGAGGCGTTTGACGGCGCGGCTATCTATATGGTCGTCAACGGCGCGACCAAATATGACGATATCGGCTGGATGATCGAACATCTGCCCGACGCGGTCGTCATGAACCACATGGCCGACCAGGCGCTGCTGGCCTTGCAAGGCCCGGAAGCGGGCGAGGCGCTCGCCACGCTCATCCCCGAAACCGCCGACCTGTTGTTCATGCAGTCGGGCCTCTTCACCTGGCGCGGCGTTCCGCTGTGGATCAGCCGATCGGGCTATACCGGCGAGGACGGCTTCGAGATCAGCATCCCCGCGGACGACGTGACCCTGCTCGCTGATGCGTTGTGCGGATTGCCGCAGGTCAAGCCGGTCGGCCTGGGCGCGCGCGATTCGCTGCGGCTGGAGGCAGGATTGCCGCTCTACGGCCACGATCTGTCGCCTGCCGTCAGCACCATCGGCGCAGACCTGGGCTTTGCGATCCAGAAGCGCCGCCGCGAGGAGGGGGGCTTCATCGGCCACGCCCGCGTGCTGAAGGAACTGGCCGACGGTCCCGGCGCCAAGCGCGTCGGCCTCAAGATCGAAGGGCGGCTGCCCGCCCGCGAAGGCGCGACCATCCATGTCGGCGCCGCCCAGGTCGGGGAGGTCACGTCCGGCGGCTTCGCCCCCAGCGTCGGCGCGCCGATCGCCATGGGCTGGGTCAGCCTGCCGCACAGCGCGGAGGGCACGGCGCTCGAAATCGAGGTGCGCGGCAAGCGCATCGCCGCAGTAGTTGCGCCGATGCCGTTCGTTGCGCATCGTTACCGCCGCAAGGCCTGA
- the gcvH gene encoding glycine cleavage system protein GcvH, with product MSRYFTEEHEWIDVEDEIATVGITDYAQEQLGDIVFVELPVEGATFDKGDDAAVVESVKAASDVYAPISGEVIESNSALEDEPALVNSDAEEDGWFFKLRITDPSELEGLMTEAAYKKFVAAL from the coding sequence ATGAGCCGTTATTTCACCGAAGAGCATGAATGGATTGATGTCGAAGACGAGATCGCGACGGTCGGCATCACCGACTATGCGCAGGAACAGTTGGGCGACATCGTGTTCGTCGAACTGCCGGTCGAAGGCGCGACCTTCGACAAGGGCGACGACGCCGCCGTCGTGGAATCGGTCAAGGCCGCTTCGGACGTCTATGCCCCGATTTCGGGCGAGGTGATCGAATCCAACAGCGCGCTGGAGGATGAGCCCGCGCTGGTGAACAGCGACGCGGAGGAGGATGGCTGGTTCTTCAAGCTGCGCATCACCGATCCCAGCGAGCTGGAAGGCCTGATGACCGAAGCCGCCTACAAAAAGTTCGTGGCCGCGCTCTGA